A stretch of the uncultured Cohaesibacter sp. genome encodes the following:
- a CDS encoding deaminase — MASRSGFDEWVLDCADAVSKRSRDPSTKVGCVIVRPDKSFAAVGYNGFPRGMEDRDEWYEVREEKYDRVVHAEMNALAAMKETAKGCIVYVTHPPCKECTKFLAAHQVAKVVWRHNDGIQSRFDTTRSEQILNDCGIEFAVVG; from the coding sequence ATGGCGTCCCGATCCGGATTTGATGAATGGGTGCTCGATTGCGCCGATGCGGTTTCCAAACGCAGCCGCGACCCGTCTACCAAGGTGGGCTGCGTGATTGTGCGACCTGACAAGAGCTTTGCGGCGGTGGGCTATAATGGCTTCCCGCGCGGCATGGAAGATCGGGATGAATGGTATGAGGTGCGCGAGGAGAAATATGACCGCGTGGTTCATGCGGAGATGAATGCGCTCGCGGCGATGAAGGAAACCGCCAAGGGTTGCATCGTCTATGTTACCCATCCGCCGTGCAAGGAATGCACCAAATTCCTCGCAGCTCATCAAGTTGCCAAGGTCGTCTGGCGCCACAATGACGGCATTCAGAGCCGTTTTGACACCACACGGTCCGAGCAGATTTTGAATGACTGCGGCATTGAATTTGCTGTGGTGGGGTGA
- a CDS encoding BMP family protein has translation MANDSTFLPSLSRRHFMQLSGGFALSVGAFSPKAWASEPISTAAIYTVPVEQQWVSRLHVAAEAAKARGDITYVYSENVSNSDYERVMREYCEAGHKLIMGEAFAVEKAARAVAADYPDVSFLLGSSFMPKDDAPNFAVFDNYIQDASYLSGIIAGAMTKTKNIGMVGGYPIPEVNRLMHAFMAGAKEIAPDITFQVAFIGSWFDPPKAKETAFAQIEAGADLLYAERFGVSDAAKEKGLLAVGNVIDTQADYPETVVASALWHFEPTLDHAIAQLKAGTFKAENYGIYSFMKEGGCSLAPYGTFEGKIPEAALKLVAEKEAAIKDGSFVVEINDAEPKSS, from the coding sequence ATGGCCAACGATTCCACCTTCCTGCCTTCGCTTTCACGTCGTCACTTCATGCAACTGTCCGGCGGCTTCGCCTTGAGCGTTGGTGCCTTTAGTCCCAAAGCATGGGCTTCCGAACCGATTTCAACCGCTGCGATTTACACCGTGCCGGTGGAACAGCAATGGGTCAGCCGACTCCATGTCGCCGCTGAAGCCGCCAAGGCCCGTGGCGACATCACCTATGTCTATTCCGAGAATGTCTCCAACAGCGACTATGAGCGCGTCATGCGCGAATATTGCGAAGCAGGTCACAAGCTGATCATGGGCGAAGCCTTTGCCGTAGAGAAAGCCGCCCGCGCCGTTGCTGCGGACTATCCGGATGTCTCCTTCCTGCTCGGCTCCAGCTTTATGCCCAAAGACGATGCGCCAAACTTCGCCGTCTTTGACAATTACATTCAGGATGCTTCCTATCTCTCCGGCATCATTGCCGGTGCCATGACCAAGACCAAGAATATCGGCATGGTCGGCGGCTATCCCATTCCTGAAGTCAACCGCCTAATGCATGCCTTCATGGCTGGTGCCAAAGAGATCGCTCCGGACATCACCTTCCAGGTTGCCTTCATCGGATCCTGGTTTGATCCTCCAAAAGCCAAGGAAACCGCCTTCGCCCAGATCGAAGCCGGCGCTGACCTGCTCTATGCCGAGCGCTTCGGTGTATCCGATGCCGCCAAGGAAAAAGGCCTCCTGGCCGTTGGCAACGTCATCGACACTCAGGCCGACTATCCCGAAACCGTGGTCGCTTCCGCGCTGTGGCATTTCGAGCCAACCCTTGATCATGCCATCGCCCAATTGAAGGCAGGCACCTTCAAGGCCGAGAATTACGGCATCTATTCCTTCATGAAGGAAGGCGGCTGCTCGCTCGCGCCCTATGGCACCTTCGAAGGCAAGATCCCGGAAGCCGCGCTCAAGCTGGTCGCAGAGAAGGAAGCCGCCATCAAGGACGGCTCCTTCGTCGTCGAAATCAACGACGCTGAACCAAAATCAAGCTGA
- a CDS encoding GNAT family N-acetyltransferase encodes MKTRPASLADADAMSDVLDEIFRAGKRASAGDAAMVREFYIEDPDRVCCTVMMEDDGRLLGFQSLKVVRAGNIYNAPVGWGVIGTHIRPSAARMGIGKQLFAVSLNAAQKVGLRDIEAQIGADNEEGLAFYEAMGFRTYRYEHTNVCKQFKVGSDMTCLPTDR; translated from the coding sequence ATGAAAACCAGACCTGCTTCCCTCGCCGATGCTGACGCCATGAGCGATGTGCTGGATGAGATCTTTCGCGCGGGAAAACGAGCGTCAGCTGGGGATGCAGCGATGGTGCGTGAGTTTTATATCGAAGATCCGGATCGGGTATGCTGCACAGTGATGATGGAGGATGACGGCCGTCTTCTGGGGTTTCAATCCCTCAAGGTGGTCCGGGCCGGGAATATTTACAATGCGCCTGTCGGTTGGGGCGTCATCGGTACACATATTCGTCCCTCTGCCGCACGGATGGGCATAGGAAAACAATTGTTTGCGGTTTCACTGAATGCGGCGCAAAAGGTTGGCTTGAGGGACATCGAAGCGCAAATTGGCGCGGATAACGAAGAGGGTTTGGCCTTTTACGAAGCCATGGGCTTTCGCACCTATCGTTATGAACACACCAATGTGTGCAAGCAGTTTAAGGTGGGGTCAGACATGACCTGTTTGCCAACGGATCGGTGA
- a CDS encoding methyl-accepting chemotaxis protein: protein MLKNVSLTVKSLVFFTLLAIIGIGVGSVGFLQSGAVKVAVQERELIDDRIAAFDDLQMALAEEAISLKSFLLTGDLKQLGEMRKRDAALSAQFKKMAAEKSAQEIETLWTNWSNEFAKKQIDHMSDPMRVDLARAIEVSGQSNKRIEEMVGLIDKQIAELESLQGQLTIRQNEKLESVYNSAAIGLVLLVIATVVLGVVNNVAISKPLRKLTETTESLSQGDLEVAIPDEDRADEIGRMNSALMVFRNSLAQNKQLEEEAKRQQEQSEQAKKEEMQRIAREFEQAVGSIARTLATTCGSLQEKSHELSSISKDTASKSEAVTSASQEASSNVQAVASATEELAASIGEISQQVADSASLSAEAMTEVESSSQSMTALQEVLEEVGNVTRLINDIAEQTNLLALNATIEAARAGEAGRGFAVVAAEVKDLANQTSKATEQIEQQVANMQAVAGQSIVATGNVAERVKAINERVSEMAISADQQNIATSDIARNVNDAAQGTSHVNESMVTVAGGAVNTGEVSSAMNDLISEMNQQNETLQHQLDSFIKRLLAA from the coding sequence ATGCTTAAAAATGTTTCCCTGACCGTCAAGAGCCTAGTTTTCTTCACCCTATTGGCCATCATAGGCATTGGCGTGGGGTCTGTTGGCTTCTTGCAATCGGGTGCTGTCAAGGTTGCAGTGCAAGAGCGCGAACTCATCGATGACCGTATCGCTGCCTTTGACGATTTGCAGATGGCGCTGGCTGAAGAAGCCATTTCGCTCAAGAGTTTCTTGCTGACCGGCGATCTCAAGCAACTCGGAGAGATGCGAAAGCGGGATGCCGCCTTAAGTGCACAATTCAAGAAAATGGCGGCCGAGAAAAGCGCTCAGGAGATTGAAACCCTCTGGACCAATTGGTCGAATGAATTTGCCAAAAAGCAGATTGATCATATGAGCGATCCGATGCGCGTGGATCTGGCGCGGGCCATTGAAGTGTCCGGTCAGAGCAACAAGCGGATCGAGGAAATGGTCGGCTTGATCGACAAGCAGATCGCGGAACTGGAAAGTCTCCAGGGTCAGTTGACCATCAGACAGAATGAAAAGCTGGAATCCGTTTACAATTCAGCAGCCATCGGTCTGGTGTTGCTGGTGATTGCCACTGTGGTGCTGGGTGTGGTTAACAATGTGGCCATCTCCAAACCTTTGCGCAAATTGACCGAGACAACCGAGTCTCTGTCTCAGGGCGATCTCGAAGTCGCGATCCCGGACGAGGATCGCGCCGATGAAATCGGTCGCATGAATAGTGCCCTGATGGTCTTTCGCAACAGTCTGGCCCAGAACAAGCAGTTGGAAGAGGAAGCCAAGCGTCAGCAAGAGCAGAGCGAGCAGGCTAAGAAAGAGGAAATGCAGCGCATTGCGCGTGAATTTGAGCAGGCTGTTGGCTCCATCGCCCGCACGTTGGCGACCACCTGCGGCAGCCTTCAGGAAAAGTCTCATGAATTGTCGAGCATTTCCAAGGACACCGCTTCCAAATCCGAAGCCGTCACCAGTGCTTCGCAGGAAGCCAGCAGCAACGTTCAGGCCGTGGCTTCTGCAACGGAAGAGTTGGCCGCTTCGATTGGCGAGATCAGCCAGCAGGTCGCGGATTCTGCCTCTTTGTCAGCTGAAGCCATGACAGAGGTTGAAAGCTCCAGCCAGTCGATGACCGCTCTGCAGGAAGTTCTGGAGGAAGTGGGCAACGTGACCCGGCTGATCAATGATATCGCTGAACAGACCAACCTTCTGGCACTCAATGCGACAATTGAAGCCGCGCGTGCAGGGGAAGCTGGTCGTGGATTTGCGGTCGTTGCGGCCGAAGTGAAGGATCTTGCCAACCAGACCTCGAAAGCAACCGAGCAGATCGAGCAACAGGTGGCCAACATGCAGGCGGTTGCTGGTCAGTCCATCGTTGCGACGGGCAATGTTGCCGAGCGGGTCAAGGCGATCAACGAACGGGTCAGTGAAATGGCCATCTCCGCCGATCAGCAGAATATCGCTACCTCCGACATTGCGCGCAACGTCAATGATGCGGCCCAGGGCACCAGTCATGTGAATGAATCCATGGTCACGGTCGCGGGCGGTGCGGTGAATACGGGCGAAGTGTCTTCGGCAATGAATGACCTGATTTCCGAAATGAACCAGCAGAATGAGACCCTGCAGCATCAGCTTGACAGCTTTATCAAGCGGCTGCTGGCAGCCTGA
- a CDS encoding ABC transporter ATP-binding protein, translating into MTNDKAQEAEVVLRLDAITKRFGPLIANDSVSFDLRKSEVIALLGENGAGKTTLMNILFGHYVADEGTVEAFGTALPPGDPSAALDAGIGMVHQHFTLTDNLSVLDNIALGTQSLMSFRFDRKAARKRIVELSQNFGLTVDPDAMISELTVGERQRVEILKALYRNARILILDEPTAVLTPLETDALFETLRHLIRDGLSVVFISHKLNEVMQISDRVLVLRSGKLSGERITSETDRHELAELMVGEEIPLPVVETKQPGAPVLELMAVTTPQVGTATRLDDITLTLHQGEITGLAGVSGNGQVAMSALLSGMLAPESGDMLFCGSYIETWSPQKALASGIGRIPEDRHSTGTIGDMSILENTVLENYRNAPYSRFGWMNKTKARAFTEQAIADYDVKCPSPDAPIRLLSGGNMQKLILARALDNQPKLIVAAQPTRGLDVGAVNYVHQKLLEARSKGAAILLISEDLDEIRLLSDKIVVISQGKLSAPSARGERSVKELGILMAGHKKGADA; encoded by the coding sequence ATGACAAACGACAAAGCGCAAGAGGCGGAGGTTGTTCTCCGCCTCGACGCGATCACCAAACGCTTCGGCCCCCTGATTGCCAACGATTCCGTCAGCTTTGATTTGCGCAAAAGCGAGGTCATTGCCCTGTTGGGGGAAAATGGGGCAGGCAAAACCACCCTGATGAACATCCTCTTCGGCCACTATGTCGCCGATGAAGGCACTGTCGAGGCTTTTGGCACAGCCCTGCCGCCAGGCGACCCGTCCGCCGCACTGGATGCGGGCATCGGCATGGTGCATCAGCACTTCACCCTCACGGACAATTTGTCCGTCCTCGACAATATCGCCCTTGGCACCCAGAGCCTCATGTCCTTCCGCTTTGACCGCAAGGCGGCGCGAAAACGCATTGTCGAATTGTCTCAGAATTTCGGCTTGACGGTTGATCCCGACGCGATGATTTCCGAGCTGACGGTGGGCGAACGCCAGCGGGTTGAAATCCTCAAGGCGCTCTATCGCAATGCCCGCATTCTGATCCTTGACGAGCCGACCGCCGTTCTCACCCCGCTGGAAACGGATGCGCTGTTCGAAACCCTGCGCCATCTGATCCGCGACGGCCTGTCCGTGGTCTTCATCTCCCACAAACTCAATGAAGTGATGCAAATCAGCGATCGGGTGCTGGTGCTCCGATCGGGCAAATTGTCCGGCGAGCGCATCACCTCAGAGACCGACCGCCACGAACTGGCTGAATTGATGGTTGGGGAGGAAATCCCCCTGCCCGTGGTCGAGACCAAGCAACCCGGCGCGCCTGTGCTCGAACTGATGGCTGTCACGACCCCACAAGTCGGCACCGCCACCCGTCTTGACGACATCACCCTCACCCTGCATCAAGGCGAAATCACCGGCCTTGCTGGCGTATCGGGCAATGGTCAGGTTGCCATGTCGGCGCTTCTGTCTGGCATGTTGGCACCAGAAAGCGGCGACATGCTCTTTTGCGGCTCCTATATCGAGACTTGGTCACCGCAAAAAGCGCTGGCCTCAGGCATTGGCCGCATCCCGGAAGATCGGCACAGCACGGGCACCATTGGTGACATGTCGATTTTGGAAAACACGGTGCTTGAGAATTACCGCAACGCCCCCTATTCCCGCTTTGGCTGGATGAACAAGACCAAGGCCCGCGCTTTCACCGAGCAGGCCATTGCCGATTATGATGTCAAATGCCCCTCACCGGACGCCCCCATCCGGCTCCTGTCCGGCGGCAACATGCAAAAGCTCATCCTTGCCCGAGCCTTGGACAATCAGCCAAAACTGATTGTTGCCGCCCAGCCCACGAGGGGTCTGGATGTCGGCGCGGTCAATTATGTCCACCAAAAGCTGCTCGAAGCCCGCAGCAAGGGCGCCGCGATCCTGCTGATCTCTGAAGATCTCGATGAAATTCGTCTGCTGTCTGACAAGATCGTGGTGATCAGTCAGGGCAAATTGTCCGCCCCATCAGCCCGCGGCGAGCGCAGCGTCAAGGAACTCGGCATCCTGATGGCAGGCCACAAGAAGGGGGCTGACGCATGA
- the speB gene encoding agmatinase, translating to MADLSYPAFLESELTDEERNPDTALFEVIPCPLEKTVSYGSGTGAGPSALLEASQELERFDGKGFPIEKGIVTTDPIDCSLTIEEVMHNLRRATRDSVTAGRVPVTLGGEHSLSYAAIMGVVDALGHPIGIIQIDAHADLRVAYQGHKHSHASVMHLCAVEEKLPLMQFGIRALCIEEHEARLATPHIHHVDAEALVTGNINAFDLPDDFPQDVYITFDVDGLDPSIMPATGTPVPGGLSYYQSLNLVAHALKGRRCVGMDVVELAPIDGQWAWDFTAANLTYRLMALVADGNA from the coding sequence ATGGCCGACCTATCCTATCCCGCTTTTCTGGAGTCCGAGCTGACCGACGAAGAGCGCAACCCGGACACAGCCCTGTTTGAAGTCATTCCCTGCCCGCTGGAGAAAACCGTCTCCTATGGTTCGGGCACCGGCGCAGGCCCGTCCGCCTTGCTTGAAGCAAGCCAGGAGTTGGAGCGGTTTGATGGCAAGGGCTTCCCGATCGAGAAAGGCATCGTCACAACCGATCCGATCGATTGCAGCCTAACCATTGAAGAAGTCATGCATAATCTGCGCCGCGCCACCCGTGACAGCGTCACCGCCGGCCGAGTACCCGTGACACTGGGCGGCGAACACAGCCTGTCCTATGCGGCCATCATGGGCGTGGTGGATGCACTAGGGCACCCCATCGGCATCATTCAGATAGATGCCCATGCGGACCTGCGCGTCGCCTATCAGGGCCACAAGCATTCCCACGCGTCGGTCATGCATCTATGTGCAGTGGAAGAGAAATTGCCGCTGATGCAGTTTGGCATCCGCGCCCTTTGTATCGAAGAGCATGAAGCCCGCCTTGCCACTCCGCATATCCATCATGTGGATGCCGAGGCGCTGGTCACCGGCAACATCAACGCCTTTGATCTGCCCGACGATTTCCCGCAGGATGTCTACATCACGTTTGACGTAGACGGCCTTGACCCATCCATCATGCCCGCCACGGGCACCCCGGTTCCCGGGGGTTTGAGCTATTATCAGAGCCTCAACCTTGTCGCCCACGCACTCAAGGGCCGTCGCTGTGTCGGCATGGATGTGGTGGAGCTGGCACCGATTGATGGTCAATGGGCATGGGATTTCACCGCGGCAAACCTGACCTATCGCCTGATGGCGCTGGTCGCAGATGGCAATGCCTAA
- a CDS encoding cold-shock protein has translation MTIGTVKFFNTTKGFGFIQPDDGGKDAFVHISAVENAGMHSLNEGQKVTYDLESGRDGRASAVNLQAAD, from the coding sequence ATGACTATCGGCACCGTAAAATTCTTCAACACCACCAAAGGTTTCGGCTTCATTCAACCAGATGACGGCGGCAAAGATGCTTTCGTTCATATTTCTGCTGTTGAAAATGCAGGCATGCATAGCCTCAATGAAGGCCAGAAAGTTACCTATGATCTGGAAAGTGGTCGTGATGGCCGCGCTTCCGCTGTAAATCTGCAGGCTGCTGACTGA
- the ybaK gene encoding Cys-tRNA(Pro) deacylase codes for MATSTPATKTLEKAGIAFELLQYDYAPGNDRVGLQAAEAIGAPPSQVFKTLMVELDGKPVCAIIPSDRELNMKKLAKALKGKSAAMMDPQKAERLTGYKVGGISPLGGRKRLPAALDASADSFETIFVNGGQRGLQVKLKPDDLVKLLSCHVEDLAR; via the coding sequence ATGGCCACCAGCACTCCGGCAACCAAGACACTGGAAAAAGCAGGCATCGCGTTTGAGCTGCTGCAATATGACTATGCACCGGGCAACGACCGCGTTGGCCTGCAAGCCGCCGAAGCGATCGGCGCCCCACCCAGTCAGGTTTTCAAAACCCTGATGGTCGAATTGGATGGCAAACCCGTTTGCGCCATCATCCCGTCGGACCGCGAACTCAATATGAAAAAGCTCGCCAAGGCACTCAAAGGCAAATCCGCCGCCATGATGGACCCGCAAAAAGCCGAACGCCTGACCGGTTACAAGGTCGGCGGCATCAGTCCTTTAGGTGGCCGCAAACGCCTCCCCGCAGCTTTGGACGCTTCTGCCGACAGTTTCGAGACAATATTCGTCAACGGCGGCCAGCGCGGCCTGCAAGTGAAACTGAAACCGGATGATCTGGTAAAACTATTGAGCTGTCATGTTGAGGACTTGGCGCGGTAG
- a CDS encoding amidohydrolase family protein, whose protein sequence is MMFDLIVKGGTLPDNSIADIAIKGGTIAAIESTITAEAGEIIDATGALVAPPLVDPHFHMDATLSYGTPRINASGTLLEGINLWGELKPIQTEEDIETRALAYCDWAASMGLLAIRTHVDTSDEDGLKGVRALLSVRDKVKDYIDLQLVAFPQDGYFRSATAKDCTLRALDLGVDIVGGIPHFERTMEDGKRSVTELCEVAAERGLMVDMHCDESDDPLSRHIEQLAYETQRLGLQGRVAGSHLTSMHSMDNYYVSKLLPLIAEAQVSAIPNPLINIVLQGRHDTYPKRRGQTRVPEMLAHGIRVGFGQDCVLDPWYSLGTADMLDVAFMGLHVAQMTSPKDMRKCFDMVTTDSAAIMGLEDYGLAVGKKASLVILDANDPIDAIRLRATRLYVIAKGKVISQKPRDLPTLSLPGRPDTITRRAPKR, encoded by the coding sequence ATAATGTTTGATCTCATCGTCAAAGGCGGCACCCTGCCCGACAACTCCATCGCCGATATCGCCATCAAGGGCGGCACCATTGCCGCCATCGAATCAACGATCACGGCGGAAGCGGGCGAGATCATCGACGCGACCGGTGCCCTTGTTGCCCCACCCCTCGTCGATCCTCATTTTCATATGGACGCCACCCTGTCCTATGGCACGCCGCGCATCAACGCGTCTGGCACCCTGCTTGAAGGCATCAATCTGTGGGGCGAATTAAAGCCGATCCAGACCGAAGAGGACATCGAGACCCGGGCGCTCGCCTATTGCGATTGGGCCGCGTCCATGGGCCTTCTTGCCATCCGCACCCATGTGGACACCTCTGACGAAGACGGTCTTAAAGGCGTCCGCGCCTTGCTATCGGTCCGCGACAAGGTCAAGGATTATATCGACCTGCAACTGGTTGCCTTCCCGCAGGATGGTTATTTCCGTTCCGCCACGGCAAAGGATTGCACCTTGCGGGCGCTGGATCTTGGTGTCGATATCGTCGGCGGCATCCCCCACTTCGAACGCACCATGGAGGACGGCAAGCGGTCGGTGACCGAGCTTTGCGAAGTTGCTGCCGAGCGTGGCCTGATGGTCGACATGCATTGCGACGAGAGCGACGACCCGCTGTCGCGCCATATCGAGCAACTGGCCTATGAAACCCAACGTCTGGGGCTGCAAGGCCGGGTGGCAGGCTCTCACCTCACCTCGATGCATTCGATGGACAATTATTATGTCTCGAAATTGCTGCCATTGATCGCGGAGGCGCAAGTCTCCGCCATCCCCAATCCCCTGATCAACATTGTGCTACAAGGCCGCCACGACACTTATCCCAAACGGCGTGGCCAGACCCGCGTGCCGGAAATGCTGGCCCATGGTATCCGCGTTGGCTTTGGTCAGGATTGCGTCCTCGACCCATGGTATTCGCTAGGCACCGCCGACATGCTCGACGTCGCCTTTATGGGTCTGCATGTGGCGCAAATGACCAGCCCGAAAGACATGCGCAAATGCTTCGACATGGTCACCACAGACAGCGCGGCCATCATGGGCTTGGAAGATTACGGCCTTGCGGTTGGCAAGAAGGCTAGCCTCGTCATTCTCGACGCCAATGATCCGATCGATGCCATTCGCCTGCGCGCCACCCGGCTCTATGTCATTGCCAAAGGCAAGGTCATTTCCCAAAAGCCTCGCGACCTGCCCACATTGTCCTTGCCCGGTCGCCCGGACACCATCACCCGTCGCGCACCAAAGCGCTAA
- a CDS encoding ABC transporter permease — protein MRLEPKDTKSLASSILFPAGAILATLLFSSILVLLAGASPFSVFYLVAKGAAGSQFAFFETLTRATPLIFTGLAVAVAFRAKLWNIGAEAQLYIGAVVTILMGTGALPLPSYLLIPAIMAASMLAGALMLLGPAFLKIRFGVDEVVTTLLLNFVILLFVSMLLEGPLKDPMGLGWPQSESVEDAATLSRVVKGKRLHYGFVIAVGAAIFLWIIMKKTTLGFEMRAVGHNPNASGFAGISVNGVLMKTALLSGGIAALAGFSEVAGLKGNLSLDLSPGYGYTGIVVAMLAMLNPLGVILSAIFVSGIFVGADAMSRTAGVPSYIADVMVATALLTMVTAIMLTRFRIRWR, from the coding sequence ATGAGACTGGAACCCAAAGACACCAAATCCTTAGCAAGCTCCATTCTGTTCCCGGCTGGCGCGATTCTCGCCACACTGCTTTTCTCTTCCATCCTCGTTCTGCTGGCGGGAGCCTCGCCTTTTTCCGTCTTCTATCTGGTGGCCAAGGGTGCTGCGGGCTCGCAATTTGCCTTTTTCGAAACGCTGACCCGCGCCACGCCATTGATCTTCACCGGCCTTGCGGTGGCAGTCGCCTTCCGCGCCAAGCTCTGGAATATCGGTGCAGAGGCTCAACTTTATATCGGTGCGGTGGTCACCATCCTGATGGGCACCGGGGCGCTGCCGCTCCCCTCCTATTTGTTGATCCCCGCCATCATGGCCGCGTCCATGCTGGCAGGCGCGTTGATGCTGCTCGGCCCCGCCTTTTTGAAAATCCGCTTTGGCGTCGATGAAGTGGTCACAACGCTTCTGTTGAATTTCGTCATCCTGCTGTTTGTCTCGATGCTGCTCGAAGGGCCGCTGAAAGACCCGATGGGCCTTGGCTGGCCCCAGTCGGAATCGGTCGAGGATGCCGCCACCCTGTCCCGCGTCGTGAAGGGCAAGCGGCTGCATTATGGCTTTGTCATTGCCGTTGGCGCGGCCATCTTCCTCTGGATCATCATGAAGAAAACAACCCTCGGCTTTGAAATGCGCGCTGTTGGGCACAACCCCAATGCGTCCGGCTTTGCGGGCATCAGCGTCAATGGGGTGCTGATGAAAACCGCCCTGTTGTCAGGCGGGATCGCGGCGCTGGCAGGCTTTTCCGAAGTGGCCGGCCTCAAAGGCAATCTCAGCCTGGATCTGTCGCCCGGCTATGGTTATACCGGCATTGTTGTTGCCATGCTGGCCATGCTCAATCCGCTTGGTGTCATCCTGTCGGCGATTTTCGTCTCGGGCATCTTTGTCGGGGCCGATGCCATGAGCCGCACCGCAGGCGTGCCAAGTTACATTGCCGACGTGATGGTGGCCACTGCCCTATTGACCATGGTCACTGCAATCATGCTGACCCGTTTCCGGATCCGGTGGAGATAG
- a CDS encoding ABC transporter permease has product MLEALDILLTSSFWVAVIRIASPLIFATMGELVCERAGILNLGIEGIMTAGAFAGWVTVYLGGDLWLGVFVAASVGLAIGALHGFLTVPLALSQHVTGIGITLLATSLTYYTYRLVLPKVTSPPKIEAFEPYAIPGLSSLPVIGEALFAQTPLTYLSFVCVALVAYILYRTPLGLAVRAVGENPESVEAQGISVVAIRMGAVMCGSALMAIGGAFLTMSAFNSFFFEMVNGRGWVCIALVVFGSWRPGKALLGAILFAAFDAYQIRLQQVTGGVLPYQLFLMMPYLLSILALIIMARRATYPKALMIPYLKGER; this is encoded by the coding sequence ATGCTTGAGGCTTTAGACATCCTGCTTACCAGTTCTTTCTGGGTTGCCGTCATCCGCATTGCGTCACCGTTGATCTTCGCCACCATGGGCGAACTGGTCTGCGAACGGGCGGGCATTCTCAATCTCGGCATTGAAGGCATCATGACCGCCGGAGCTTTTGCGGGCTGGGTCACCGTCTATCTGGGCGGCGATCTCTGGCTTGGGGTCTTTGTGGCCGCCTCGGTCGGGTTGGCCATTGGTGCGTTGCACGGATTTTTGACCGTGCCGCTCGCCTTGTCCCAGCATGTGACCGGCATCGGCATCACCCTGCTGGCCACCTCGCTCACCTATTACACTTACCGCTTGGTTCTGCCCAAAGTCACCTCACCGCCAAAAATCGAGGCCTTCGAGCCCTATGCCATTCCAGGTCTATCGTCCCTGCCGGTGATTGGCGAAGCGCTATTTGCCCAGACACCGCTGACTTATCTAAGCTTTGTTTGCGTCGCGCTGGTCGCCTACATTCTCTATCGCACTCCGCTCGGCCTTGCGGTGCGCGCCGTGGGAGAAAATCCCGAATCCGTTGAAGCGCAGGGCATTTCCGTGGTTGCCATTCGCATGGGCGCTGTGATGTGCGGCAGTGCCTTGATGGCCATTGGCGGCGCCTTCCTCACCATGTCAGCCTTCAACTCCTTCTTCTTTGAAATGGTCAATGGCCGTGGCTGGGTCTGCATCGCGCTGGTGGTGTTCGGCTCCTGGCGTCCGGGCAAGGCCCTGTTGGGGGCCATCCTGTTTGCTGCCTTTGATGCCTACCAGATCCGCCTGCAACAGGTCACGGGCGGCGTTTTGCCCTATCAGCTGTTCCTGATGATGCCGTATCTGCTATCCATTCTTGCCTTGATCATCATGGCCCGTCGTGCCACCTATCCAAAGGCACTGATGATCCCATATCTCAAGGGGGAACGATAA